A genomic region of Micromonospora sp. NBC_01796 contains the following coding sequences:
- a CDS encoding PfkB family carbohydrate kinase, producing the protein MTGQLVVIGDTLLDRDVEGVVNRLCPDSPVPVLDESTHVDRPGGAGLAALFAVGQGFEVALVTALADDAGGARLSSLLTAAGVQVYALPLPGATPEKIRLRTRGRVLLRLDRGGAAGPPGEPSEAILDLLAGAAGILVSDYGRGVAAQPGLRAALATATAPVVWDPHPRGPAAVPGVNLACPNEVEVRELAGGTPGASRLITASRGANGLRQRWRVGAVAVTLGGDGALLCHAGSTPLVVPSPTSADGDTCGAGDRFAAAATVALARGALVSEAVQQAVAEASAYVAGGGVAAAVPAPVPEPVSVSVAGGEQRIGAAAAGALVAEVRAAGGTVVATGGCFDLLHAGHVATLEAARRLGDCLIVCLNSDASVADLKGPDRPLVPQYDRSRLLAALGCVDAVVIFDESTPHAALSWLRPDIWVKGGDYGTGGGDEPDLPEAGIVHRWGGHTVVVPYLDGRSTTGMIALARTAARRLTGGAR; encoded by the coding sequence GTGACCGGGCAGTTGGTGGTCATCGGCGACACCCTGCTCGACCGGGACGTGGAGGGTGTGGTCAACCGGCTCTGCCCGGATTCCCCGGTGCCGGTGCTGGACGAGAGCACCCACGTCGACCGGCCCGGTGGCGCGGGTCTGGCTGCCCTGTTCGCGGTCGGGCAGGGCTTCGAGGTCGCCCTGGTCACCGCGCTCGCCGACGACGCCGGTGGGGCCCGGTTGAGCAGCCTGCTGACCGCCGCCGGGGTGCAGGTCTACGCGCTGCCGCTGCCCGGCGCCACGCCGGAGAAGATCCGGTTGCGGACCCGTGGCCGGGTGCTGCTGCGACTCGACCGGGGCGGTGCCGCCGGTCCGCCCGGCGAACCGAGCGAGGCGATCCTGGACCTGCTCGCCGGGGCGGCCGGGATCCTGGTGAGCGACTACGGGCGTGGGGTGGCGGCCCAGCCCGGGTTGCGCGCCGCCCTGGCCACCGCGACCGCACCGGTGGTCTGGGACCCGCACCCGCGCGGCCCGGCGGCGGTGCCCGGCGTCAACCTGGCCTGCCCGAACGAGGTCGAGGTACGCGAACTGGCCGGCGGTACGCCCGGCGCGTCCCGCCTGATCACCGCCTCCCGGGGAGCGAACGGGCTGCGCCAGCGGTGGCGGGTCGGCGCGGTCGCGGTGACCCTGGGCGGGGACGGTGCGCTGCTCTGCCACGCCGGCTCGACGCCGCTGGTGGTGCCGTCGCCGACCAGCGCGGACGGGGACACCTGCGGGGCCGGGGACCGGTTCGCCGCCGCCGCGACCGTGGCACTGGCCCGGGGCGCACTGGTCTCCGAGGCGGTGCAGCAGGCGGTTGCCGAGGCGTCCGCGTACGTGGCCGGCGGGGGTGTGGCGGCTGCCGTACCGGCCCCGGTGCCCGAGCCGGTCTCGGTCTCGGTCGCCGGAGGGGAACAACGGATCGGTGCCGCGGCGGCCGGTGCACTGGTCGCCGAGGTGCGCGCCGCCGGTGGGACCGTGGTCGCCACCGGTGGCTGTTTCGACCTGCTGCACGCCGGCCACGTGGCCACCCTGGAGGCGGCCCGCCGGCTCGGCGACTGCCTGATCGTCTGCCTCAACTCCGACGCGAGCGTGGCCGACCTGAAGGGCCCCGACCGCCCCCTGGTGCCGCAGTACGACCGCAGCCGGCTGTTGGCCGCGCTCGGCTGCGTCGACGCCGTGGTGATCTTCGACGAGTCCACCCCGCACGCGGCCCTGTCCTGGCTGCGCCCGGACATCTGGGTCAAGGGTGGCGACTACGGCACCGGCGGCGGCGACGAACCGGACCTGCCCGAGGCCGGGATCGTCCACCGGTGGGGTGGGCACACGGTGGTGGTGCCGTACCTGGACGGACGGTCCACCACCGGCATGATCGCGCTGGCCCGTACGGCCGCGCGACGCCTGACGGGAGGAGCGCGATGA
- a CDS encoding glycosyltransferase family 9 protein — MILVLRALGVGDLATAVPALRGLRAAFPDRTLALAAPAWLAPLVDLVGGVDRLVPTDGLDGVDWPGPAPHWAVNLHGRGPRSHRVLQAAGPERLCAFHNPEAHHTDGPPWSADEHEVDRWCRLLDWYDIPADPTDLALSRPSPHRVPVGVTVVHPGAKIAAKRWSPGRFAAVAAELTRAGHRVVVTGSAAERDLAEQVAHRAGLPGPAVLAGRLDLSGLAAVVAHSRLVVSADTGVAHLATAYGIPSVVLFGPVRPEHWGPPADRPWHRALWAAAMADADDPGLPGLDPEVPDQVPVDGDSERSTTHPTLAAIGIEQVLAAVDEVDRVGRTRYAVAT, encoded by the coding sequence GTGATCCTGGTCCTGCGGGCGCTCGGCGTGGGTGACCTCGCGACCGCGGTCCCGGCGCTGCGCGGCCTGCGCGCCGCGTTCCCGGACCGGACCCTCGCCCTGGCCGCGCCGGCCTGGCTGGCGCCCCTGGTCGACCTGGTCGGCGGGGTCGACCGGCTGGTGCCCACCGACGGTCTGGACGGGGTCGACTGGCCGGGACCGGCGCCGCACTGGGCGGTGAACCTGCACGGGCGCGGGCCCCGGTCGCACCGGGTCCTCCAGGCCGCCGGGCCGGAGCGGCTGTGCGCGTTCCACAACCCGGAGGCGCACCACACCGACGGTCCGCCGTGGTCGGCCGACGAGCACGAGGTGGACCGCTGGTGCCGGCTGCTCGACTGGTACGACATCCCCGCCGACCCGACCGACCTGGCCCTGAGCCGGCCCAGCCCGCACCGGGTGCCGGTCGGGGTGACGGTGGTCCACCCCGGCGCGAAGATCGCGGCCAAGCGCTGGTCGCCGGGGCGGTTCGCGGCGGTGGCGGCGGAACTGACCCGGGCCGGGCATCGGGTGGTGGTGACCGGCTCGGCCGCCGAACGTGACCTGGCCGAACAGGTGGCCCACCGGGCGGGCCTGCCCGGTCCGGCGGTCCTCGCCGGCCGGCTCGACCTCTCCGGGCTGGCCGCGGTGGTCGCGCACAGCCGGCTGGTGGTCAGTGCGGACACCGGTGTGGCGCACCTGGCGACCGCGTACGGCATTCCCTCGGTGGTGCTGTTCGGCCCGGTCCGCCCCGAGCACTGGGGTCCGCCGGCCGACCGGCCCTGGCACCGTGCACTGTGGGCCGCCGCGATGGCCGACGCGGACGATCCGGGGCTGCCGGGGCTCGACCCGGAGGTGCCGGACCAGGTGCCGGTCGACGGGGACAGCGAGCGTTCCACGACCCATCCGACGCTGGCCGCGATCGGCATCGAACAGGTACTCGCCGCCGTCGACGAGGTCGACCGGGTGGGGCGGACCCGCTATGCGGTTGCGACGTAG
- a CDS encoding glycosyltransferase, with protein MRIAMISEHASPLATLGGEDAGGQNTHVAELSAALAAAGHDVRVYTRRDSADLPELVRMLDGVAVVHVPAGPPEPIVKDALLPYMKEFSRWLVAAWRRDDWVPDVAHAHFWMSGLAAITAGRQTGVPVVQTYHALGTVKRRHQGAADTSPARRIGYERALGRAMDRVIAQSQDEVRELVRMGVPQDRMVVVPSGVNVENFSPAGPVAARETGRPRVLTVGRLVERKGFQDVIRAMRAVPDAECVIVGGPPEELLGEDPQARRLRALARSCGLADRVRLVGAVPREEMPQWYRSADVLVAAPWYEPFGLTPLEAMACGVPVIGTRVGGLIDTVVDGRTGDLVPPRDPSALGAAIAGLLADRTRRFGYAQAALDRARQQYSWRRAAAELGGVYTAVSEVRRPSGVVA; from the coding sequence ATGCGGATCGCGATGATCTCGGAGCACGCCAGTCCGCTCGCCACGCTGGGCGGGGAGGATGCCGGTGGGCAGAACACGCACGTCGCCGAGCTCTCCGCCGCGCTGGCCGCGGCCGGACACGACGTACGGGTCTACACCCGGCGGGACAGTGCCGACCTGCCCGAACTCGTACGGATGCTCGACGGGGTGGCGGTGGTGCACGTACCGGCCGGTCCACCCGAGCCGATCGTGAAGGACGCGCTGCTGCCGTACATGAAGGAGTTCAGCCGCTGGCTGGTCGCGGCGTGGCGGCGCGACGACTGGGTCCCGGACGTCGCGCACGCGCACTTCTGGATGAGCGGCCTCGCGGCGATCACCGCCGGCCGGCAGACCGGCGTGCCGGTGGTGCAGACCTACCACGCGCTGGGCACGGTCAAGCGGAGGCACCAGGGGGCGGCGGACACCAGCCCGGCCCGCCGGATCGGTTACGAACGCGCCCTGGGGCGGGCCATGGACCGGGTCATCGCGCAGAGCCAGGACGAGGTACGCGAACTCGTCCGGATGGGCGTGCCGCAGGACCGGATGGTGGTGGTGCCGTCCGGGGTCAACGTGGAGAACTTCTCCCCGGCCGGACCCGTCGCCGCCCGGGAGACCGGCCGACCCCGGGTGTTGACCGTGGGCAGGCTGGTGGAACGCAAGGGCTTCCAGGACGTGATCCGGGCGATGCGCGCGGTACCGGACGCCGAGTGTGTGATCGTCGGCGGGCCGCCGGAGGAACTGCTCGGCGAGGACCCGCAGGCGCGCCGGCTGCGGGCGCTGGCCCGCTCGTGCGGCCTCGCCGACCGGGTACGCCTGGTCGGTGCGGTACCCCGCGAGGAGATGCCCCAGTGGTACCGGTCGGCGGACGTCCTGGTCGCCGCCCCCTGGTACGAACCGTTCGGGCTGACCCCGTTGGAGGCGATGGCCTGCGGCGTACCGGTGATCGGCACCCGGGTCGGCGGGCTCATCGACACGGTGGTGGACGGCCGGACCGGTGACCTGGTGCCGCCGCGCGACCCGAGCGCGCTCGGCGCCGCCATCGCCGGCCTGCTGGCCGACCGGACCCGCCGGTTCGGTTACGCCCAGGCGGCCCTGGACCGGGCCCGGCAGCAGTACTCGTGGCGGCGCGCCGCAGCCGAACTGGGCGGGGTGTACACGGCGGTCAGCGAGGTGCGGCGGCCGAGCGGGGTGGTGGCCTGA
- a CDS encoding D-sedoheptulose-7-phosphate isomerase: MTHSTEVIDAHLAGLASALLPYRRVAGDLARWGDELADRLARGGRLLVAGNGGSAAEAQHLAAELVGKLRADRAPLSAIALSAETSSLTAIGNDYGFEEVFARQVRAHGRRDDILLLLSTSGRSANLIRAARAGREAGLRCWAFTGPVPNPLAEVCAEVLAVPSPDPQVVQELHLVSAHLLCEYVELALPTALGVPAGYAALPLVDPTPDGSGGADDPFGTTEPQVVDPPLVDSDLVVPGVVDPPLVEREPGEWQPGEHRPVRSRRTHSRGPNGRGAGP, from the coding sequence ATGACGCACTCCACCGAGGTGATCGACGCGCACCTCGCCGGTCTGGCCTCGGCACTGCTGCCGTACCGGCGGGTGGCGGGCGACCTCGCCCGGTGGGGCGACGAACTGGCCGACCGGCTCGCCCGGGGCGGGCGGCTGCTGGTCGCCGGCAACGGGGGCAGCGCCGCCGAGGCCCAGCACCTCGCCGCCGAACTGGTCGGCAAGCTGCGGGCGGACCGGGCGCCGCTGTCCGCGATCGCGCTCAGCGCGGAGACCTCCTCGCTGACCGCGATCGGCAACGACTACGGCTTCGAGGAGGTCTTCGCCCGGCAGGTACGCGCACACGGCCGCCGCGACGACATCCTCCTGCTGCTGTCGACCAGCGGGCGCAGCGCCAACCTGATCCGGGCCGCCCGCGCCGGACGGGAGGCCGGGCTGCGGTGCTGGGCGTTCACCGGGCCGGTGCCGAACCCGCTGGCCGAGGTCTGCGCGGAGGTGCTCGCCGTACCGTCACCGGACCCGCAGGTGGTGCAGGAACTCCACCTCGTCTCGGCCCACCTGCTCTGCGAGTACGTCGAACTGGCCCTGCCCACCGCGCTCGGCGTACCGGCCGGGTACGCCGCACTGCCGCTCGTCGACCCGACACCGGACGGGAGCGGAGGAGCCGACGACCCCTTCGGGACCACCGAGCCGCAGGTGGTCGATCCGCCGCTGGTCGACTCCGACCTGGTGGTGCCGGGGGTGGTGGATCCGCCACTGGTGGAGCGGGAGCCGGGGGAGTGGCAGCCGGGGGAACACCGGCCGGTCCGCTCGCGGCGTACGCACAGCCGGGGGCCGAACGGCCGTGGAGCCGGGCCGTGA
- a CDS encoding DNA topoisomerase IB, producing MRLRRSDPAKLGYGRRRRGRGVSFVDPGGRPIRDSRELDRLRGLVIPPAWRDVWISPDPAGHIQATGIDAAGRKQYLYHPEWRVRQDEAKFDHVLEVAARLPALRARLGADLSGRGLGRERVLATVASLLDSGTFRIGSDQYAAGDDPTFGVATLRPEHTRTRRGCVVFEFPAKGGIARVQRIDDAGLCAVLRDLRRRRRDADRLFGYWDGHGWRDVRSDEINEYLRAASGGEMTAKDFRTWHATLRTSLALARQGPERSETRRKRVVAGVMREVAELLGNTPAVARASYVDPRLIDRYHDGHTAEIDPDGAPEAIERAVIEFLSE from the coding sequence ATGCGGTTGCGACGTAGCGACCCGGCGAAGCTCGGGTACGGTCGGCGTCGCCGCGGTCGCGGCGTGAGCTTCGTCGACCCCGGTGGCCGCCCGATCCGCGACTCCCGGGAGCTGGACCGGCTCCGGGGACTGGTGATCCCGCCCGCCTGGCGGGACGTATGGATCTCGCCCGACCCGGCCGGGCACATCCAGGCCACCGGGATCGACGCCGCCGGGCGCAAGCAGTACCTCTACCACCCCGAATGGCGGGTACGCCAGGACGAGGCGAAGTTCGACCACGTGCTGGAGGTGGCCGCCCGGCTCCCGGCGCTGCGCGCCCGTCTCGGCGCCGACCTGAGTGGTCGGGGCCTGGGTCGGGAACGGGTGCTGGCCACCGTGGCGAGCCTGCTCGACTCCGGCACCTTCCGGATCGGCAGCGACCAGTACGCGGCCGGCGACGACCCGACCTTCGGCGTCGCCACGTTGCGTCCGGAGCACACCCGTACCCGGCGCGGGTGTGTGGTGTTCGAGTTCCCGGCCAAGGGCGGCATCGCCCGGGTGCAGCGGATCGACGACGCCGGCCTCTGCGCCGTACTGCGGGACCTGCGCAGGCGGCGGCGTGACGCGGACCGGCTGTTCGGCTACTGGGACGGCCACGGCTGGCGGGACGTACGCAGCGACGAGATCAACGAGTACCTGCGGGCGGCCAGCGGTGGCGAGATGACCGCGAAGGACTTCAGAACCTGGCACGCCACGTTACGGACGTCCCTCGCGCTGGCGCGGCAGGGGCCGGAGCGGTCCGAGACCAGGCGCAAGCGGGTGGTCGCCGGGGTCATGCGCGAGGTGGCCGAGCTGCTCGGCAACACCCCGGCCGTGGCCCGGGCGTCCTACGTGGACCCGAGGCTGATCGACCGCTACCACGACGGTCACACGGCCGAGATCGATCCCGACGGCGCACCGGAGGCCATCGAGCGCGCGGTGATCGAGTTCCTCTCCGAGTGA
- a CDS encoding HAD-IIIA family hydrolase, producing the protein MRNDQVDPHQRRSGGTIAGPAQGRPEPGRNRDEPEREGLIRPPLFDAVLFDRDGTLVHDVPYNGDPMLVEPVPGAREALDRLRAAGLRLGVVTNQSGLARGRFSHRDLERVNARVEELLGPFDTWQICPHGEPGPGVSGCRCRKPSPGMVSDAARALGTTPDRCVLVGDIGADMIAAGAAGAAGILVPTPQTRMEEIAAAPAVAGDLPGAVDLILRRQRLVSPARDSVSTGADRLATEPNPVAAGSPRRPRCVLVARPDSAGDVLVTGPAIRAVAAGADRVVMLCGPRGRAAAELLPGIDELIEWPLPWIDPQPTPVDRSEVDRLTRRLAEVGADEAVLFTSFHQSALPLALVLRMAGVGRISAISDDYPGSLLDVRHRVPLGIPETERALSLAAAAGFPLPEGDDPALRLRAECLESGPTDGALAEPGYVVVHPGSSVAARACPPDLCARIVTALAAAGHRVVVTGGPGEGALSARVAGRSGVDLGGQTSLTGLAAIIARAGCLVVGNTGPAHLAAALGTPVISLFAPTVSFGQWGPYRVPTVRLGDAAAGCRHTRATRCPVPGHPCLSRVAPDSVVEAVRLLATDRLPAGTTDRPLVDTTDRPLVGTADRLLAGATDGSLAGVTVRVPGGTA; encoded by the coding sequence GTGCGAAACGATCAGGTCGACCCGCATCAGCGCAGGTCAGGCGGCACGATCGCCGGCCCCGCGCAGGGCCGACCTGAACCGGGACGGAACCGCGACGAGCCGGAGCGGGAGGGGCTGATCCGCCCCCCGCTGTTCGACGCGGTGCTCTTCGACCGGGACGGCACCCTGGTGCACGACGTGCCGTACAACGGGGACCCGATGCTGGTCGAGCCGGTGCCGGGTGCCCGGGAGGCACTCGACCGGCTGCGCGCGGCCGGTTTGCGCCTCGGCGTGGTCACCAACCAGTCCGGCCTCGCCAGGGGCCGGTTCAGCCATCGTGACCTGGAGCGGGTCAACGCACGGGTGGAGGAACTGCTCGGTCCGTTCGACACCTGGCAGATCTGCCCGCACGGCGAACCGGGCCCGGGTGTCTCCGGCTGCCGCTGCCGCAAGCCGTCACCCGGCATGGTCTCCGACGCCGCCCGCGCCCTCGGCACCACACCCGACCGTTGCGTCCTGGTCGGAGACATCGGTGCGGACATGATCGCCGCAGGGGCCGCCGGAGCGGCCGGAATCCTGGTGCCGACCCCGCAGACCCGGATGGAGGAGATCGCCGCCGCCCCGGCTGTCGCCGGTGACCTGCCGGGCGCGGTCGACCTCATCCTGCGCCGCCAACGACTCGTCTCGCCCGCCCGTGACAGCGTGTCCACCGGCGCCGACCGGCTCGCGACCGAGCCGAACCCGGTCGCCGCCGGATCCCCGCGCCGGCCGCGCTGCGTCCTGGTGGCCCGGCCGGACTCGGCCGGAGACGTGCTGGTCACCGGGCCGGCGATCCGGGCGGTGGCGGCCGGTGCCGACCGGGTGGTGATGCTCTGCGGACCCCGGGGTCGGGCCGCCGCCGAACTGCTGCCCGGCATCGACGAGCTGATCGAGTGGCCGCTGCCGTGGATCGACCCGCAACCGACCCCGGTCGACCGGTCCGAGGTGGACCGGCTGACCCGCCGGCTCGCCGAGGTCGGCGCCGACGAGGCGGTCCTGTTCACCTCCTTCCACCAGTCCGCGCTGCCGCTCGCCCTGGTGCTCCGGATGGCCGGGGTCGGCCGGATCTCGGCGATCAGCGACGACTACCCGGGCTCCCTGCTGGACGTACGGCACCGGGTGCCGTTGGGCATCCCGGAGACCGAACGCGCGCTCTCGCTCGCCGCCGCCGCCGGATTCCCGCTTCCCGAGGGGGACGATCCGGCGCTGCGGTTACGGGCCGAGTGCCTGGAGAGCGGACCGACCGACGGCGCGCTCGCCGAACCCGGTTACGTCGTGGTCCACCCCGGTTCGTCGGTGGCCGCCCGCGCCTGCCCGCCCGACCTCTGTGCCCGGATCGTGACCGCGCTCGCCGCTGCCGGACACCGGGTGGTGGTCACCGGGGGACCGGGCGAGGGGGCGCTCAGCGCCCGGGTCGCCGGCCGGTCCGGCGTCGACCTCGGCGGCCAGACCTCGCTGACCGGACTCGCCGCGATCATCGCCCGCGCCGGGTGCCTGGTCGTCGGAAACACCGGGCCCGCGCACCTCGCCGCAGCCCTGGGTACGCCGGTGATCAGCCTCTTCGCACCGACCGTCTCGTTCGGACAGTGGGGTCCGTACCGGGTGCCCACGGTCCGACTCGGCGACGCCGCCGCCGGCTGCCGGCACACCCGGGCCACCCGTTGCCCGGTGCCCGGTCACCCGTGCCTGTCCCGGGTCGCGCCGGACAGCGTCGTCGAGGCGGTCCGGCTCCTCGCCACCGACCGATTGCCGGCCGGCACCACCGACCGACCCCTCGTCGACACCACCGACCGACCCCTCGTCGGCACCGCCGACCGACTGCTCGCCGGCGCCACCGACGGGTCGCTTGCCGGCGTCACGGTCCGGGTCCCCGGCGGCACCGCATGA
- a CDS encoding glycosyltransferase — MNILLWHVHGSWTTSFVHGKHRYLVPVTPDRGPYGLGRARTYPWPDTAEEVTPEQLADADVDLVILQRPEEFELAGQWLRRPIGGSLPAIFVEHNTPKEGAVPNSRHPMADRDDLLIAHVTHFNSLFWDTGGTRTTVVEHGIVDPVASYTGELDRLAVVINEPVRRGRVTGTDLLPRFAEVAPLDVFGLGVAGLGDHLGLPPERLTTHDDLPQSRMQAELGRRRAYLHLCRWTSLGLSLIEAMAIGMPVVVLAATEAVAAVPPEAGVLSTRVDTLLAAAAHLIDQPAAAHRLGARARETARTRYGLDRFLTDWDRLLEEELCGSR, encoded by the coding sequence ATGAACATCCTGCTCTGGCACGTGCACGGCTCATGGACCACGTCCTTCGTGCACGGCAAGCACCGTTACCTGGTGCCGGTCACCCCCGACCGGGGCCCGTACGGGTTGGGCCGGGCCCGCACGTACCCCTGGCCGGACACGGCCGAGGAGGTGACCCCGGAGCAACTGGCCGACGCCGACGTGGATCTGGTGATCCTGCAACGGCCGGAGGAGTTCGAGCTGGCCGGGCAGTGGCTGCGCCGCCCGATCGGGGGCTCGTTGCCGGCGATCTTCGTCGAGCACAACACGCCCAAGGAGGGCGCGGTGCCGAACAGCCGGCACCCGATGGCCGACCGGGACGACCTGCTGATCGCCCACGTCACCCACTTCAACTCGCTGTTCTGGGACACCGGCGGCACCCGGACCACGGTCGTCGAACACGGCATCGTCGACCCGGTGGCGAGCTACACCGGCGAACTCGACCGCCTCGCCGTCGTGATCAACGAACCGGTACGCCGAGGCCGGGTCACCGGCACCGACCTGCTGCCGCGCTTCGCCGAGGTCGCTCCACTCGACGTCTTCGGGCTGGGCGTGGCCGGTCTCGGTGACCACCTCGGCCTGCCGCCCGAGCGGCTGACCACCCACGACGATCTCCCGCAGAGCCGGATGCAGGCCGAACTCGGCCGGCGCCGGGCGTACCTGCACCTGTGCCGGTGGACCTCGCTCGGGCTGAGCCTGATCGAGGCGATGGCCATCGGCATGCCGGTGGTCGTACTCGCGGCGACCGAGGCGGTGGCGGCGGTGCCACCGGAAGCGGGCGTGCTGTCCACCCGGGTCGACACCCTGCTGGCCGCCGCCGCGCACCTGATCGACCAGCCAGCGGCGGCACACCGGCTCGGCGCCCGGGCCCGGGAGACCGCCCGGACCCGGTACGGCCTGGACCGCTTCCTCACCGACTGGGACCGGTTGCTGGAGGAGGAGCTATGCGGATCGCGATGA
- a CDS encoding SDR family oxidoreductase, which translates to MTATMPGAGPAVLISGGSSGLGAAVVTAVAKSGGRPYVLDRQAPADGVPWVECDLADTRAAEQATRQLAEQAGGLDGLVTAAGMDVPGRLVDLPAETWEKVVTVDLLATVAVVRAALPYLERTHGTVVTVASTLGVKAVSDATAYCAAKFGVVGFTRALAAELAGSVGVTLLVPGGMRTAFFDERTEQYRPGADAVLNDPASVASAVLFALSQPAGCAIRELVVCAEQETSYP; encoded by the coding sequence ATGACCGCAACCATGCCGGGCGCCGGTCCGGCCGTACTGATCAGCGGGGGGTCCAGCGGGCTGGGCGCGGCGGTGGTCACCGCCGTGGCCAAGTCCGGCGGCCGGCCGTACGTGCTGGACCGGCAGGCGCCCGCCGACGGGGTGCCGTGGGTGGAGTGCGACCTGGCCGACACCCGCGCCGCCGAGCAGGCCACCCGACAGCTCGCCGAGCAGGCCGGTGGGCTCGACGGGCTGGTCACCGCCGCCGGCATGGACGTGCCCGGCCGGCTGGTCGACCTGCCCGCCGAAACCTGGGAGAAGGTGGTCACGGTCGACCTGCTGGCCACCGTGGCGGTGGTCCGGGCGGCGTTGCCGTACCTGGAACGTACGCACGGGACGGTGGTCACCGTCGCCTCGACGCTGGGCGTGAAGGCGGTCAGCGACGCGACCGCGTACTGCGCGGCCAAGTTCGGGGTGGTCGGCTTCACCCGGGCGCTCGCCGCCGAGCTGGCGGGCTCGGTCGGGGTCACCCTGCTGGTGCCGGGCGGGATGCGTACGGCCTTCTTCGACGAGCGTACGGAGCAGTACCGGCCGGGTGCCGACGCGGTGCTCAACGATCCGGCGAGTGTGGCCTCCGCCGTCCTGTTCGCGCTCAGCCAGCCGGCCGGCTGCGCGATCCGTGAACTCGTGGTCTGCGCCGAGCAAGAGACGTCGTACCCGTGA
- a CDS encoding polyprenol monophosphomannose synthase encodes MIEPVQLPSPWRDERLTVVVPTYNEAGNLPLLVDRLLALPLTGLSVLIADDNSPDGTGEVADKLAAEHPDRVRVVHRPGKEGLGRAYVDGISRALDGGADFVAQMDADLSHPPEALPGMLGALLSTQAGVVIGSRYVPGGQLDEAWPLYRRALSGWANLYVHTLLQVRIRDLTAGFKIWRADSLRAIGLDRVQSNGYSFQVEMHYLATKLGHTILEVPIRFEERREGASKMTTATKIESALMPFKLRTRHRNITS; translated from the coding sequence ATGATCGAACCCGTGCAGTTGCCATCCCCGTGGCGGGATGAGCGGCTCACCGTCGTCGTCCCCACCTACAACGAGGCGGGCAATCTGCCCTTGTTGGTCGACCGACTGCTGGCTCTGCCCCTGACAGGGCTGAGCGTCCTGATCGCCGACGACAACTCCCCGGACGGAACCGGCGAGGTGGCGGACAAACTCGCCGCCGAGCACCCCGACCGGGTACGGGTCGTGCACCGGCCCGGCAAGGAGGGGCTGGGGCGGGCGTACGTCGACGGGATCAGTCGGGCGCTCGACGGCGGCGCGGACTTCGTGGCCCAGATGGACGCGGACCTGTCCCACCCGCCGGAGGCGCTGCCGGGCATGCTCGGCGCACTGCTGTCCACCCAGGCCGGCGTGGTGATCGGTTCACGCTACGTGCCCGGCGGGCAGCTCGACGAGGCATGGCCGCTCTACCGTCGCGCCCTGAGCGGCTGGGCCAACCTCTACGTGCACACCCTGCTCCAGGTACGGATCCGCGACCTGACCGCCGGCTTCAAGATCTGGCGGGCGGACTCGCTGCGCGCGATCGGGCTGGACCGGGTGCAGTCCAACGGCTACAGCTTCCAGGTCGAGATGCACTACCTGGCGACGAAGCTCGGGCACACCATCCTCGAGGTGCCGATCAGGTTCGAGGAGCGCCGGGAGGGTGCCTCGAAGATGACCACCGCGACGAAGATCGAGAGTGCGCTGATGCCGTTCAAGCTGCGTACGCGGCATCGCAACATCACCTCGTAG